The Leucobacter chromiiresistens nucleotide sequence CGGCTGCTGCTGGTCTACTGCGGCGGAACGTTCGGCATGCACGAGACCGGCGACGGCCTCGCCGCCCAGACGGACCTCGGCGACGTGCTCTCCGGGCTCGTGGACGCCTGGGCGAGGCGCCACGGCCACCCGGTCGACTGGCGGCTCGCGGTGCCGCGATCCGTGATCGACAGCGCCGAGGCGACCCACGGGACGGCGCTCGAGATCGCCGACCTCATCCGTGAGCGCGTCGCCGAGGGCATCTCGGGCGGCGCGGTGCAGGCCGTGGTCGTGGTGCACGGCACCGACACGCTCGCGCACAGTGCGGCCCAGGCGGCGTTCGCGCTCGCCGACCTCGCGATCCCGATCGTCTTCACCGGCGCCCAGCGCCCGATCGGCATCCCGGGAAGCGACGCGGAGCGCAACTTCGACGACGCGTTCCGCGAGGCGCTGTCGGGCGAGGAGCCGGGGGTGCGCCTCGTCTTCGGCGGCGCCGCGATGCCGGCCTGCCGCGCCGTCAAGCGCTCGAGCGAGGCGTTCGACGCCTTCATCGCACGTCGACCGGCGGCCCGCCCCGTCGACGGGGTCGGCTCGGAGCTGGCGGAGGCCCTCGCCGCGTGCGCGCATGCGCCGGCGCCGCGCGTCGGAATGCTGACGATGGTGCCGGGCCTGCCCGCGGAGATGCTCGGGGCCGCGCTCGACGCGTTCCCCGAGGGGCTGGTGCTCGAGTGCTACGGCTCCGGCACGGGGCCGCTCGTCGGGCCGGCGCACCTCGAGACGCTGCGCCGAGCCCGCGACTCGGGTACGCCGGTGCTCGCCATCACCCGCTGCGAGGACGGCGCGGTCGACCTGCCGCGCTACGCCGTGGGCGCCGCCATCGCGGCGGCCGGGGTGATCGGCGGCCACGATCTCACCGCCGAGGCGGCGATCGCGAAGCTGCGGGCGCTGCGGCGGGCGGGGCTCGCGGGCGCCGCGCTGCGCAGCGCCCTGGACCGGAATCTCGTGGGGGAGCAGCAGCGCTCGGGGAGCGCCCCGGAGCGATGATCCTGGGCATCCCCAGGGTGCGGTGCTACGCTGGGGGGAGCGGGCGATCGCCCGCATCAAACGAAGAACCGAGCACGCTGATCGGCGGGCTGGTCTTCGGTGGTGGATCCCTCTGATCCGCGCGGAGCGGTGCGCAGGGTGGTCGTCTACTGAACATCAGCATCCGCGGTCGAACGCAGCGCATGCCGGCGCGATCCGGACTGTCCATCGCGTGCTCTCGTGAGTAAGGAGAACCCGTGGAGGGTCCTGAAATCAAGTTCGCCGAGGCCGTGCTCGATAACGGCACGTTCGGCAAGCGCACCATCCGTTTTGAGACCGGTCGTCTCGCGCAGCAGGCGCAGGGCGCCGTCGCCGCGTACCTCGACGAGGAGACGATGCTCCTCTCGGCGACCAGCGCATCGAAGCAGCCGAAGGATCACTTCGACTTCTTCCCCCTGACCATCGACGTCGAGGAGCGCTCGTACGCCGCGGGCAAGATCCCCGGCTCGTTCTTCCGTCGCGAGGGCCGCCCGTCGACCGAGGCGATCCTCGTCTGCCGCCTGATCGACCGCCCGCTCCGCCCCTCCTTCGTGAGCGGCCTGCGGAACGAGGTCCAGGTCGTCATCACCGTCCTCTCGATCGCGCCCGGCGAGTTCTACGACGCCCTCGCGATCAACGCCGCCTCGGCGTCGACGCAGATCTCGGGCCTCCCGTTCTCCGGCCCGATCGCCGGCGTGCGCCTCGCGCTCATCGGCGACCAGTGGGTCGCCTTCCCGAACGCGGAGCAGCTGCAGGACGCGGTCTTCGACCTCGTCGTCGCCGGCCGCGTCGTCACCGACGCGCAGGGCAACGACGACGTCGCGATCATGATGGTCGAGGCCGAAGCGACCGAGCACAGCTGGGAACTGATCCGCAGCGGCGCGAAGAAGCCGAACGAGGCGGTCGTCGCCGAGGGGCTCGATGCCGCGAAGCCGTTCATCGCTCAGCTCTGCAAGGCGCAGTCGGAGCTCGCAGCGCAGTCGGCGAAGGAGATCGCCGACTACCCGGTCTTCCTGCCCTACACCGACGAGGTCCTCGCAGCCGTCGACGCGCTCGCGCGCACCGAGCTCGCGCCGATCTACCAGATCGCCGACAAGCAGGAGCGTCAGAACGCCGACGACGCGCTGAAGGCGCGGGTGAAGGAGGGCATCGCCGCGCAGGTCGAGGCCGGCACCCTCCCCGAGTCCGCCATCGCGCAGGTCTCCGCTGCGTACAAGAGCGTGACGAAGGACATCGTGCGCACCCGCGTGCTCACCGAGGGCGTCCGTATGGACGGTCGCGGCACGAGCGACATCCGCGCGCTCGACGCCGAGGTCCAGGTCATCCCCCGCGTGCACGGCTCCGCGATCTTCCAGCGCGGCGAGACCCAGATCCTGGGCGTCACCACGCTGAACATGCTCAAGATGGAGCAGCAGATCGACTCGCTCTCCCCGGTGACGAGCAAGCGGTACCTGCACCACTACAACTTCCCGCCGTACTCGACCGGAGAGACCGGCCGCGTCGGCTCCCCGAAGCGTCGCGAGATCGGGCACGGCTTCCTGGCCGAGCGCGCCCTCGTGCCGGTGCTGCCGAGCCGCGAGGAGTTCCCCTACGCCATCCGCCAGGTGTCGGAGGCGCTCGGATCGAACGGCTCCACGTCGATGGGCTCGGTCTGCGCCTCGACGCTGTCGCTGCTGAACGCGGGCGTGCCGCTGCGCGCACCCGTCGCGGGCATCGCCATGGGCCTCGTCTCCGACGAGGTCGACGGGGAGACGCGGTACGCGGCGCTCACCGACATCCTGGGCGCTGAGGATGCGCTCGGCGACATGGACTTCAAGGTCGCCGGCACCGCCGACTTCATCACCGCGATCCAGCTCGACACCAAGCTCGACGGGCTCCCCGCCTCCGTGCTGAAGGGCGCGCTGACGCAGGCGCACGAGGCCCGCCTGACGATCCTGGGCGTGCTGAACCAGGCCATCGACGTGCCCGACGAGATGGCTCCGACGGCGCCTCGCGTGCTCACGGTGAACATCCCGGTCGACAAGATCGGCGAGCTGATCGGCCCGAAGGGCAAGACGATCAACGGCATCCAGGATCAGACCGGCGCCGACATCTCGATCGACGACGACGGCACCGTCTACATCGGCGCGACCGACGGGCCGGCCGCGGAGGCCGCGCGTGCGCAGGTCAACGCGATCGCCAACCCGCAGAACCCCGAGGTCGGCGAGCAGTACCTCGGCACCGTCGTGAAGAACGCCGCGTTCGGCGCCTTCATCTCGCTGCTCCCGGGCAAGGACGGCCTGCTGCACATCTCCGAGGTGCGCAAGCTCGCCGGCGGCAAGCGGATCGAGAGCGTGGACGACGTGCTCTCCGTCGGTCAGAAGATCCTCGTGAAGATCACGAAGACCGACGACCGCGGCAAGCTCTCGCTCGAGCCTGTGATCGAGGAGCAGGCCGCCGAGGCGGTTGACGCTCCGGCGGCACCCGCAGCGGAGTAATCCGCGCAGCGCGGTGCGCCGCACCCGACGCCCGCCGTCCCGTTTCGGGGCGGCGGGCGTCGTGCGTTGCGCGTTCGGCTCTCTCATGAAATGCGACACGATGTGCGGGCATCAACGCCCCGGGGCCGGACTTCCTGTCGCATCTCGGGAGTGCGCACGCGCCGCGACGGTCGCAGGTCGGGAGCGCGCGCACCGCGACGACGGTCCGCGTCCTGATCCGGGCGGATGCAGGGAGCGGTTCACCGGTTCAGCGGGCGTTCCTCGCGGCGGTCGCCTGCGCGATGCGCGCGGTGAGGATCCGGATCATCTCGGCCGGGTGACGCAGATCGTGCGCGGTCACCCGGATCACCGCCCACCCCGCGTCCTCCATAGCGCGTACTCGGGTCACGTCGACGCGGGCCTGCCGCAGCGCATCACCGCCCACGAAGTGGTGCGCGCCTTCGTACTCGATCGAGATCCGCACCGCAGCCAGCGCGGCGGGCGTCGCGGCGGGCGGGTCGTATCGCCCCGGACCGGACACGATCCAGTCGCCCGCGGCGAGGAGCTCCTCGCGCGTGGCGACCTGCGCGAGGAGGCACCAGGCGTCGACGACGCTCGGAAGCCACGGCGGTCGATCGGGAACACGCTCGAGCGTTCCGGGCCGGAGCTGGTGGCCGGCGGTCTCCGGTCGCCGAAGGGGCCGCGACGGGCGCACCGCGCCGCATGTCCACTCCGTGGACGGGGCGCTTGACATCGGCCGAGTAGAGGCGCCAGCGGGGTGTTCCGGCTGAGAGGAGATCGCCGACGCGCGTGGGCGAGGCGTCGAGCAGGGGGAGTGGGGAGTGGGGAGAGCGGACGCATCGCACCAGCATGGCGGTGCGGGCGTGTTCCTGCACACGTTATCCACAGGGGAGCGCTGCTGCATCGTCGTGGACCCCGCCGCCCGAATTTCGCGACGGAAGGTACGCGCATCACGGCGCGATGCTCGGAGTTCTTGTCGCATCTCCGTCTGGGCGAGCCGGCGGGGGCCGCGCGGGCCGTCCGTCCGCCCCGGAAGCTCCGAGCCGCGAGGCCCTAGGCTGAGGGCATGCGCGAACCCATAGCCCTGCCCCTCGACCAGCCCGAACTGACCGCTGATCTGGGCGGCGGGCTCGTCAGGCGCACCGTCCACCCCAGCGGCCTGCGCGTGCTGACCGAGCGCATGCCGGGGGCGCGAAGCGCGTCGATCGGATTCTGGATCGGCGTGGGCTCGCGCGACGAGCAGGCGGAGCGCCCGGACGCCCCCGGCAGCCTCGGGTCCACCCACTTCCTCGAGCACCTGCTGTTCAAGGGCACCCCGACGCGCGACGCGTTCTCGATCGCGACCGAGTTCGACCGCATCGGCGCCGAGCACAACGCGCTCACCGCGAAGGAGTACACCTGCTACCACGCGAAGGTGCGCGATGCCGACCTCGAGGTCGCGGTGACGATGCTGAGCGACATGGTCGCGAACTCGGTGCTCGACGCCGACGAGTTCGAGACGGAGCGCGGCGTGATCCTCGAGGAGCTGGCGATGGCCGCCGACGATCTCGCCGACGTCGCCAACGAGCGCTTCTTCGAGGCCGTGCTCGGGGAGCACCCGCTCGGGCGGCCGATCGGCGGCTGGCCGGAGACGATCACGGAGGCCCGTCGGGCCGACGTCGATCGCCACTACCGCGATCGCTACGATCCCTCGACGCTGGTGGTGACCGCGGCGGGGGCGGTCGACCACGACCGGCTCGTGGCCCAGGTGCTCGCCGCGCTGAACGCCTCGCCGGAGGAGCGCTGGCACACCGACGGCGCCGCCGCCCCCGTGCGGCGGGAGCAGGTGGTCGACGCGTCGCCGGCGGGTGCGGAGGCTCCCGGACGCGCCTCCCTCGACTCGCCGCTCGAGCGGGAGCCGCGCGTGCGGATCACCGAGCGCCCCTCCGAGCAGGTCAATCTGCTGATCGGCACGCACGGCTTCAGCGCCGGCGACCCGCGCCGCTTCGCCTACGGGATCATGAACTCGGTGCTCGGCGGCGGCATGTCGAGCCGGCTGTTCCAGGAGATCCGCGAGAAGCGGGGTCTCGCGTACACGGCGTACTCCTTCGGCGCGAGTTACTCCGACTCCGGCGTGTTCGCGATGTACGCCGGCACCGCCCCCGAGAAGGCGGCGGACGTCATCGAGCTCAGCCGGGTGGAGCTGCGCAGGCTCGCCGACACCGAGATCTCGGGCGAAGAGCTCGAGCGGGCGCTCGGTCAGATCGCGGGTTCCACGGCGCTCGCGCTCGAGGACTCGGACACCCGGATGGGCCGCCTCGCTCGCGCTGAGCTCGGCAGCGGCGAGCTCTTCGATCTCGACGCCTCGCTCGAGCGCTTCGCCGCGGTGACGCCCGAGCACATCCGCGAGGTGGCGGCGACGCTCGCCGCCCGCCCGCTCACGGTGGTCGCGGTGGGGGAGGCCTCGCGATCCTCGCTCGAATCGAGCGACTGACCGCCGAACGGTACCCTGGACCCATGACGAATCGTGTAGCGGTCTCGGGGTCGACCGGCCGACTGGGAGCCCTCGTGTGCGAGGTCGTGGAGCAGCATCCCGACTTCGAGCTGGTCGCGCGGCTGCGCAGCACGTCGGGGCCCGAGGAGGGCGCCGACGCCGACATCGTGATCGACGTGAGCCGCCCCGACGCCTCCCCGGGGATCGTGGATCGCGCGCTCGCCCGCGGGCAGCAGGTGGTCGTGGGTACGAGCGGATGGTCGGCCGCGCTGCTCGCCGAGCTCTCCGCCGAGCTGGAGCGCACGCCGGAGCGCGGCGTGATCGTCGTGCCGAACTTCTCGCTGGGCTCGGTGCTCGGCACCGCGCTCGCGCGCATCGCCGCGCCGTACTTCGACGCCGTCGAGGTGGTCGAGGCGCACCACCCCGGCAAGGTCGATTCGCCGAGCGGCACTGCGGTGCGCACCGCCGAGCTCATGGCTGAGGCCCGCGGCGGCCGCCCGGTCGAGGCCCCGTTCGCGGAGCAGCCGGCGCGCGGTGAGCTCGTCGCGGGAATCCCAGTGCACAGCCTGCGGCTGGCGGGCGTGGTCGCGAAGCAGGAGGTGCGCTTCGGCGGGCCGGGCGAGGTGCTCACGCTCACGCACGACACGCACTCGAACGAGGCGTACCGCGCAGGCGTGCGGGCGGCGCTCGAAGCGGCTCCCGCGGCGCGCGGGCTCACGGTGGGGCTCGATGCGCTGCTCGGCCTGAACGGCGCGGCGCTCGACGGCGGCGCGCGATGAGCGCTCGCACGCGCGCCATCGTCGGCGTCGCGATCATGAGCGCCGTACTGGTGCTGTACTTCGTCTTCGTCGGCATCCGAGCGGTCGCGCTGCTCGGCTCGGGAGACCTCATCGCGATCCTCATGGGCGTCGCCATGCTGGTGCTGCCGCTCATCGGTGCGTGGGCGCTCCTGCGCGAGATCATGTTCGGCAGTCAGGCCACGCGGCTGGCGGGCCGGCTGGAGGCGGAGGGCGCGCTGCCCGAGGAGCCCGTGTCGGCCCGCCCGTCGGGTCGCCCGGATCGCGCCGATGCCGACGCCGCGTTCCCGAAGTACCGCGACGAGGTCGAGGCGCAGCCGGAGTCGTGGCGCGCGTGGATGCGCCTCGGAATTGTCTACGACGCGTGCGGCGATCGGAAGCGGGCGCGCGGTGCGATTCGTCACGCGATCGCCTGCGAACGGCAGGATCTTCGGTCGTAGCCCGGGCGATTCGTGAATCGCGCGCCGCATGCATAGAATCGATGCCCGGGCCGCCACGTCCGGAGCTTTCTGGAACATGCGATCGACGACCCAGTCTGGAAAGGTGACATGGCGAAGTACGACCTCAACGCGCCCGAGCCCGCGACGCGGACGCTCGATTCCGTCAGCGGCATCAGCAAGAAGGGGCTGCCGTCGGGCACGGTCGGAGTGCTCGGCGCCCTGGTCATCGGCCTCTCGGTGTGCGCCCCGGCGTACACGCTCACGGCAGCCGTGGGCCCGGCGGCGAGCGAGGTCGGCTATCAGACCCCCGCGATCTTCCTCATGGGCTTCATCCCGATGCTGCTCGTCGCGCTCGGGTACCGCGCGCTGAACTCCGCGATGCCCGACTCGGGAACCTCCTTCACGTGGGCGACCCGCGCCTTCGGGCCGTGGATCGGCTGGATGGCGGGCTGGGGCCTCATCGCCGCCACCGTGCTCGTGCTGTCGAACCTGGCGGGCATCGCCGTCGAGTTCCTGTTCCAGTCGATCAGCATCATGGCGAACGATCCGTCGATCGCCGACATCGCGGACAACAAGTTCATCAACATCGCGGTCTGCCTCGGGTTCATGGCGCTCGCCACGTTCATCTCCTACCGCGGCATGACGTCGACGAAGGTGTTCCAGTACATCACCGTCGTCTTCCAGATGGGCGTCATGGTGTGGTTCATCATCGCCATGTTCGTTGGCGCGGGCGACCCCGCGAACGCCGAGGGCGCCATGCCCGAGCTGTCGTGGTTCAACCCCTTCGAGGTGAGCAGCTTCAGCGCTTTCGCCGCGGGCATCGCGGTCTCGATCTTCGTCTACTGGGGCTGGGACACCGTGCTCACGATGGGCGAGGAGACGAAGCCGTCGAAGGGCCGGCTCTCCACGGAGAGCAAGGCCGCGATGATCCTCGTCGCCATCCTCGTCGTGCTCTACGTCGGCACGGCGACCGCGACGGTCGCCTTCGCGGGCATCGGCGACGGGCCGACGGGCCTCGGCAACTCCGCCATCGTCGAGAACGTGTTCGCGGCGCTCGCGCACCCCGTGATGGGGCCCGCCGCGATCCTGCTGTCGCTCGCCATCCTGGTCAGCGCCATGGCCTCGATCAACTCGACCGCCATCTCGCCCGCCCGCACCCTGCTCGCGATGGCGCACTACCGGGCGCTGCCCGCG carries:
- a CDS encoding polyribonucleotide nucleotidyltransferase; amino-acid sequence: MEGPEIKFAEAVLDNGTFGKRTIRFETGRLAQQAQGAVAAYLDEETMLLSATSASKQPKDHFDFFPLTIDVEERSYAAGKIPGSFFRREGRPSTEAILVCRLIDRPLRPSFVSGLRNEVQVVITVLSIAPGEFYDALAINAASASTQISGLPFSGPIAGVRLALIGDQWVAFPNAEQLQDAVFDLVVAGRVVTDAQGNDDVAIMMVEAEATEHSWELIRSGAKKPNEAVVAEGLDAAKPFIAQLCKAQSELAAQSAKEIADYPVFLPYTDEVLAAVDALARTELAPIYQIADKQERQNADDALKARVKEGIAAQVEAGTLPESAIAQVSAAYKSVTKDIVRTRVLTEGVRMDGRGTSDIRALDAEVQVIPRVHGSAIFQRGETQILGVTTLNMLKMEQQIDSLSPVTSKRYLHHYNFPPYSTGETGRVGSPKRREIGHGFLAERALVPVLPSREEFPYAIRQVSEALGSNGSTSMGSVCASTLSLLNAGVPLRAPVAGIAMGLVSDEVDGETRYAALTDILGAEDALGDMDFKVAGTADFITAIQLDTKLDGLPASVLKGALTQAHEARLTILGVLNQAIDVPDEMAPTAPRVLTVNIPVDKIGELIGPKGKTINGIQDQTGADISIDDDGTVYIGATDGPAAEAARAQVNAIANPQNPEVGEQYLGTVVKNAAFGAFISLLPGKDGLLHISEVRKLAGGKRIESVDDVLSVGQKILVKITKTDDRGKLSLEPVIEEQAAEAVDAPAAPAAE
- a CDS encoding M16 family metallopeptidase; the protein is MREPIALPLDQPELTADLGGGLVRRTVHPSGLRVLTERMPGARSASIGFWIGVGSRDEQAERPDAPGSLGSTHFLEHLLFKGTPTRDAFSIATEFDRIGAEHNALTAKEYTCYHAKVRDADLEVAVTMLSDMVANSVLDADEFETERGVILEELAMAADDLADVANERFFEAVLGEHPLGRPIGGWPETITEARRADVDRHYRDRYDPSTLVVTAAGAVDHDRLVAQVLAALNASPEERWHTDGAAAPVRREQVVDASPAGAEAPGRASLDSPLEREPRVRITERPSEQVNLLIGTHGFSAGDPRRFAYGIMNSVLGGGMSSRLFQEIREKRGLAYTAYSFGASYSDSGVFAMYAGTAPEKAADVIELSRVELRRLADTEISGEELERALGQIAGSTALALEDSDTRMGRLARAELGSGELFDLDASLERFAAVTPEHIREVAATLAARPLTVVAVGEASRSSLESSD
- a CDS encoding asparaginase domain-containing protein — protein: MRDRTRSPRLLLVYCGGTFGMHETGDGLAAQTDLGDVLSGLVDAWARRHGHPVDWRLAVPRSVIDSAEATHGTALEIADLIRERVAEGISGGAVQAVVVVHGTDTLAHSAAQAAFALADLAIPIVFTGAQRPIGIPGSDAERNFDDAFREALSGEEPGVRLVFGGAAMPACRAVKRSSEAFDAFIARRPAARPVDGVGSELAEALAACAHAPAPRVGMLTMVPGLPAEMLGAALDAFPEGLVLECYGSGTGPLVGPAHLETLRRARDSGTPVLAITRCEDGAVDLPRYAVGAAIAAAGVIGGHDLTAEAAIAKLRALRRAGLAGAALRSALDRNLVGEQQRSGSAPER
- the dapB gene encoding 4-hydroxy-tetrahydrodipicolinate reductase produces the protein MTNRVAVSGSTGRLGALVCEVVEQHPDFELVARLRSTSGPEEGADADIVIDVSRPDASPGIVDRALARGQQVVVGTSGWSAALLAELSAELERTPERGVIVVPNFSLGSVLGTALARIAAPYFDAVEVVEAHHPGKVDSPSGTAVRTAELMAEARGGRPVEAPFAEQPARGELVAGIPVHSLRLAGVVAKQEVRFGGPGEVLTLTHDTHSNEAYRAGVRAALEAAPAARGLTVGLDALLGLNGAALDGGAR
- a CDS encoding APC family permease, with translation MAKYDLNAPEPATRTLDSVSGISKKGLPSGTVGVLGALVIGLSVCAPAYTLTAAVGPAASEVGYQTPAIFLMGFIPMLLVALGYRALNSAMPDSGTSFTWATRAFGPWIGWMAGWGLIAATVLVLSNLAGIAVEFLFQSISIMANDPSIADIADNKFINIAVCLGFMALATFISYRGMTSTKVFQYITVVFQMGVMVWFIIAMFVGAGDPANAEGAMPELSWFNPFEVSSFSAFAAGIAVSIFVYWGWDTVLTMGEETKPSKGRLSTESKAAMILVAILVVLYVGTATATVAFAGIGDGPTGLGNSAIVENVFAALAHPVMGPAAILLSLAILVSAMASINSTAISPARTLLAMAHYRALPAAIKRVHPKFKSPHVALMLSSIVASVFYAVMRFVSEDVLWDTITALGMMVCFYYGITALASPWYFRRTAVREGVGSIISKIVLPGLGGVLLLIVFVKTTIDSMSPDAGSGSNIAGVGLVGIIGVGVLGIGVVLMLLQAKASPEFFSGRVLARVDASEDTSAMPVFDDGLGS